Genomic segment of Nostoc sp. GT001:
AAATCTCGGCGATTTTTGTTTTCTGCAAGTGATGCTTTGAAAGCTTCAAGGTTGTTCCAGTTAAAAATTCTGACGGGCAATGGATCGATTTCTGCAAACTCAGAACCATGATAGCGGCGTTTTCCAGCAACAAGTTCATATTCATCAGGCAATTCAAGGCTTAGTGGACGAACCCATAATGGAGAGTGAATCCCATTTGGTTTTAGGTCATTTAGCGCCCAAGCTTTTAGTTCATCTTGGTCATAGTAGTAGCGCACAGGCTGTCCACCTGGCACAAAACTGAAAGTTAGATGAATTTTACTACGGGGTATCCATACTACTCCTGAATCCTTGCTCGATTCATTGGTAATTATCTCGCTCTCGTCCGTATCAGGAGTAAAGCTTAAAATCTGTTTTAGGTTAGCAAGTCTTTGATTGGTTCCAGCTTTGCTAGTTCCTTCCAATCTTCCCATGCTTTTTTCCCTCCTCTTTTAATTTCATAAATTGGCTTCCCCTCGGCAGATGCATGTTCGTAAACTTTCAACCGTTGAATCCCTTGTTCTAACACAGGTAAACCTTGTTCTCTAAGGGTATGAAAAGCGATTTCTCCATCTGGCTCTGACGATGGAGGTACAACAGTTAATAAAACAGAATATTTGGTTTTTGATGGAAAACTTTGAACCATCATGTTCAAAGCACTCATTGAGAGAGCAGAAGGAGTTGTAATAGCTAAAAGTAAATCACATCCGTCAACTAGCTCTTTAATTTCAGCTGAACTTGGTCGCGCAGGGGTGTCAATGACAATAAAATCAAACTTCTCTTTTGCCATTACTCGATTAGCTGTATTTTCTGTAGCCACTTGAAAGGGTAAGTAGCCGCGAGATCCCCAAACGGATGCTGAACGATTAGGATCGTAATCAATGAGCAAAACTTTATATCCTTTCTGTGCGAACAGGCAAGCCAGACACACTGCTGAGGTAGTTTTGCCCACACCCCCTTTAAAAGCAGTCAGTGTTACAAATTTGGTCGCCAAAATTCTGTTTCCGTTACTTGTGAATGAAAAGATTCTACCTTGCTCTAGTGGAGTTGTTTACTTAATTAGAGATTTTATAGATATTTGTGCTGCTGACCCAAAACGTTTTGGGTCAACAGCACAAATACTACACCCAAAATCCAACAACTCAAGCCAAAAGCCTGAACTTGTTGCTTACCGACCAGTAGAGCAACCCTCAGTTACACTTCAGGCAGACCCAACTCCCAGTGATGAGTCGCCATCACTAGAGCAGCAAGCCCAAACGGTGCCTCCTTTCACGTCAAAGAGGAATGTTTCTGAGAAACCGCAACATTTAGAAAAAGGCAAAGCCAAACGTATCTCCCCTGACAAGAAAAAATCTAATTCACTGCAACAGCCCCAATTCACACTTCGAGAAGATGAAAAAGAGTTAGCACCAGAACGCTGTCAATATATCCAATTTATGGACTGCGACAAGCCAGTGGGACGCGTGATATTCGAGTGTTGGCAATGTCAACAGGGAATAATTAACGAGTTTACTGGGGAACTATTAATGGGAGAATATTTTGGCCGTCCTTCACTTATTCAGGTGAAAGTCCAATGCCCCAGCTGTGAGCAAACAGCGATTAGGCTGCAAGCAAGGGAAGTGCTTAAGGGCAACAGCGATACCTTCACCTTGGCAGTGATGATGGCACATAACCTCTTCAAGATTGATTGGTGAAAGATATTTACGATTGATAATGCAAAAGTTGAAAATTTTACCCTCAATAATAACTGCACTAACGGCGCTCACGCTTAATAGTTGTAGCACCGCTAAAACTGAACAGTATGAAGCTACCGCACTCACCAGTTACACCTGGCAAGTCAAGTATGCTAATGATCTAACTAGTCAACCACGACCCCGCATTGAAACCTTTGCTACTACTTCGGTGCTGAATCGAAATGGAGTAAAACCATCGGGAGAAGTAATTGGCCCAGATGACAAAGGGCTATGGTGGCCTACTGTACCGCCACGACCAAGTGTTGATGAAGTTGAACAACGCAAAAAATCTCAATCCGAGGCAGGCAAACCTGAATTGGTGAAGAATGTAAAGTACAAATTGACTTATGGAGTGGGTAATTCTCAGCAGACACTGCCTACTAATTATGATGTTTATCGACAAGTAGTAAAAGCTTACCCCCAAAAAACTCCTTTGGAATTGACTTTGGGTGTGAATGATAATTCAGTTGAGAAAGCTGAACCTGTCAGCAAGTAGTGACCCTAAGTTACGTATTCAGCAAGAAGTTAGAGTGAAAGACTGAATTGCTTTTCAACTGCCAGTGTTGAACTTACAAGTCCTCCCGACAATCTCAAGTCTTACAATCTCTTGAAAAGTGACCAATTTATTGTAAGTAAATTCCAAGTGGATCAGGGTAGAGCTACATCTTGCGGGAAAGTAAATTGGTAATAAAAAGAATAAATCAAAGAGTCAACGANNNTCTAATTTAATTTCTGCTGCNATGATNAAAAAGATTTCAAAAATTCCTATTGGGGGCTATATGGGGGCTATATATACCCCAACAATAGCTTGGGACTTTGGGTACATTTTGACCCCTATATAGGGTATATATAGGTGCTAAGTAGGGTATATTTGACTGATTAGCATTTTGTACCCCATTTAGCCCCCAAGGGGTTATG
This window contains:
- a CDS encoding ParA family protein produces the protein MGKTTSAVCLACLFAQKGYKVLLIDYDPNRSASVWGSRGYLPFQVATENTANRVMAKEKFDFIVIDTPARPSSAEIKELVDGCDLLLAITTPSALSMSALNMMVQSFPSKTKYSVLLTVVPPSSEPDGEIAFHTLREQGLPVLEQGIQRLKVYEHASAEGKPIYEIKRGGKKAWEDWKELAKLEPIKDLLT